In one Bacillus thuringiensis genomic region, the following are encoded:
- a CDS encoding HAD hydrolase-like protein, producing MLQALIFDMDGTLFQTDKILELSLDDTFDHLRSLQLWDMVTPIEKYREIMGVPLPKVWEALLPDHSIEIREQTDAYFLDRLIENIKSGKGALYPNVKEIFTYIKENNCSIYIASNGLKEYLRAIVTYYALDKWVTETFSIEQIQSLNKGDLVKSIMNKYDIKEAAVVGDRLSDINAAKDNGLLAIGCNFDFAQEEELAHADIVIDDLIKLKRILPAVQR from the coding sequence ATGTTACAAGCATTAATTTTTGATATGGATGGAACATTATTTCAAACAGATAAAATTTTAGAATTATCGTTAGATGATACTTTTGATCACTTAAGATCACTTCAATTATGGGATATGGTAACACCGATTGAAAAATACCGTGAAATTATGGGTGTGCCGCTACCGAAAGTTTGGGAAGCTTTATTACCGGACCATTCTATTGAAATAAGAGAACAAACAGATGCATATTTTTTAGATAGACTAATTGAAAACATAAAAAGCGGAAAAGGCGCTTTATATCCAAATGTAAAAGAAATATTTACATATATAAAAGAAAATAATTGTTCAATTTACATTGCTAGTAATGGTTTGAAAGAATATTTAAGAGCAATCGTAACTTATTATGCTTTAGACAAGTGGGTGACTGAAACGTTTAGTATTGAACAAATACAATCGCTAAATAAAGGTGACTTAGTTAAAAGTATTATGAACAAATATGATATAAAAGAGGCAGCGGTAGTTGGTGACCGGCTATCTGATATAAATGCAGCGAAAGACAACGGTTTACTTGCAATTGGGTGCAATTTTGATTTTGCGCAAGAAGAGGAACTTGCTCACGCTGATATAGTAATAGATGATTTAATAAAGTTAAAGCGGATACTGCCTGCTGTACAGAGATAA
- a CDS encoding BC_2878 family exosporium-associated protein has translation MGCEPKRDCGCCQNSICEFLQSLEPYTKVENIIIARKEIVVSYFLSFNKKTGIVSFVQEDNEVIFVDCSKIDAIRIGKVCSCKTKVKYIEEDFSLLGNVCPQCLTEGSTIFFDFHNVELNVSLQAKTIDTPICTEFTDELGNVVKQVAIVGKAIVSKDFVQVPELLDFRLVLSDTAANPLKFGILFINFPDITFIILFASSGYLNISNCLKVESGTGNIEIEELKKMIRDEVNTYKSVVKLTKVYKNGEMESFISKKEL, from the coding sequence GTGGGTTGTGAACCGAAACGTGATTGTGGGTGTTGCCAAAATAGTATATGTGAGTTTTTACAAAGTCTAGAACCGTATACTAAAGTTGAAAATATCATAATAGCAAGAAAGGAAATTGTTGTATCTTATTTTCTTTCATTTAATAAGAAAACAGGTATCGTATCATTCGTACAAGAAGACAATGAGGTTATATTTGTCGATTGTTCAAAGATTGATGCGATTCGAATAGGGAAAGTATGTAGTTGCAAAACAAAAGTTAAATATATTGAAGAGGACTTTAGCTTGCTAGGAAATGTGTGCCCGCAATGTTTAACAGAGGGTAGTACAATCTTTTTCGATTTTCATAATGTAGAATTAAATGTATCTTTACAAGCTAAAACAATAGATACACCTATATGTACTGAATTTACAGATGAACTTGGGAATGTAGTAAAGCAAGTTGCAATTGTAGGTAAAGCGATTGTTTCTAAGGACTTTGTTCAAGTACCTGAACTGTTAGATTTTCGATTAGTTTTATCCGATACTGCTGCGAACCCTTTAAAGTTTGGAATACTGTTCATTAATTTTCCTGATATTACATTCATTATTCTTTTCGCATCTAGTGGATACTTAAACATTTCAAATTGTTTAAAAGTAGAGAGTGGAACTGGTAATATCGAAATAGAAGAGTTGAAAAAAATGATAAGGGATGAGGTTAACACGTACAAGTCAGTTGTTAAATTGACTAAAGTATATAAAAATGGTGAAATGGAATCTTTTATTTCTAAGAAGGAGTTGTAA
- a CDS encoding DegV family protein — MGVKIITDSAADLPVELLQAYDIDLIPLRVYDEVETEYLDGVTLESVTLLQKMREGAVYKTSLPSLETFQEKFVSYAKEGNPCIYLAFSSELSGTYQSSVVIKEEVKETYADLDLEIIDTKCASLGQGLVVLEAAKMAKNGASKEDILNRVAFLMNHMEHIFTVADLQYLVRGGRLSKVAGFIGGLLNIKPILNVEEGKLVPLEKVRGKKKVLSRIVDIMEERGKDLKGQTIGMTHGDDLETAEALKALITERFGCEVFIVNTIGAAIGAHTGPGVITLFFLNEVE, encoded by the coding sequence ATGGGTGTTAAAATCATTACGGATAGTGCGGCGGATTTACCAGTAGAATTGCTGCAAGCATATGATATTGATTTAATTCCACTCCGTGTATATGATGAAGTAGAAACAGAGTATTTAGATGGAGTAACATTAGAGTCAGTTACATTACTGCAAAAAATGAGAGAAGGCGCTGTTTATAAAACGTCATTGCCTTCACTTGAAACTTTCCAAGAAAAATTTGTTTCTTATGCAAAAGAAGGTAATCCTTGTATATATTTAGCTTTTTCATCTGAACTGTCTGGTACATATCAATCATCAGTTGTCATTAAAGAGGAAGTAAAAGAAACATATGCAGATTTAGATTTAGAAATTATTGATACGAAATGTGCTTCGCTTGGTCAAGGGCTTGTCGTATTAGAAGCTGCTAAAATGGCAAAAAACGGCGCATCAAAAGAAGACATATTAAACCGTGTCGCTTTTCTAATGAACCATATGGAACATATCTTCACTGTAGCTGACTTACAGTACCTTGTTAGAGGCGGGCGCTTAAGTAAAGTAGCAGGATTTATCGGTGGTTTATTAAACATTAAGCCGATTTTGAACGTGGAAGAAGGAAAACTTGTCCCACTTGAAAAGGTACGAGGGAAAAAGAAAGTATTAAGCCGTATTGTTGATATTATGGAAGAGCGTGGTAAAGACCTTAAAGGTCAAACAATCGGTATGACTCACGGTGACGATTTAGAAACAGCTGAAGCATTAAAAGCATTAATTACGGAAAGATTTGGCTGTGAAGTATTTATCGTAAATACAATTGGTGCAGCAATCGGTGCACATACAGGTCCTGGCGTTATAACGTTATTTTTCTTAAATGAAGTAGAGTAA
- a CDS encoding spore coat protein, whose translation MEKTCHSDGNKKWSALDSSNPHPSFKNASVSEAAAQESKTYQISEESITIVDSADVEVTTTDTKAALSIQAALQAAIVVIISISIADSEKADRVAQELFQKSSIKQINKQETVIRNSRNVTVTTTDTDIAVNVQILLQILLALLVKLNIL comes from the coding sequence ATGGAAAAAACATGTCATTCAGATGGAAATAAAAAGTGGAGTGCATTAGATTCTTCAAATCCTCATCCGTCTTTTAAAAATGCTAGCGTTTCAGAAGCAGCTGCGCAAGAAAGTAAAACTTATCAAATTTCTGAAGAATCTATTACAATAGTTGATTCAGCAGATGTAGAAGTTACTACTACTGATACAAAAGCTGCGTTATCTATTCAAGCAGCTTTACAAGCAGCTATTGTGGTTATAATAAGTATTTCTATAGCAGATAGTGAAAAAGCTGATCGTGTAGCACAAGAATTGTTTCAAAAATCATCTATTAAACAAATTAATAAACAAGAAACTGTTATTAGAAATTCTAGAAATGTTACAGTTACGACTACGGATACAGACATAGCAGTAAATGTTCAAATTCTTCTCCAAATTTTATTAGCTTTACTAGTAAAATTAAATATTTTATAA
- a CDS encoding spore coat protein, with product MCDCEVCRRKKNRDPLNRDSERKKVDSEPIKKDCEPKKQVSEPINQDSESVNSYSYSKNANFLEEAIQTDEIDQVSEEYIEIVDSADVQVTTTDTKAALSIQAALQAAIVVVVSISIADSEKADKITQELFQKSSIKQINRQKTFIKNSRNVTVTTTDTDIAVNIQILLQILLALLVKLNIL from the coding sequence ATGTGTGATTGTGAAGTTTGTAGACGAAAGAAAAACCGGGATCCATTAAATCGGGATTCTGAACGAAAAAAAGTGGATTCTGAGCCAATAAAAAAGGATTGTGAACCAAAAAAACAGGTTTCTGAGCCAATAAATCAGGATTCCGAATCAGTAAATTCTTATTCATATAGTAAAAATGCAAATTTTTTAGAAGAAGCTATACAAACAGATGAAATCGATCAAGTTTCTGAGGAATATATTGAAATAGTAGATTCAGCAGATGTACAAGTTACTACTACAGATACAAAAGCTGCGCTATCCATCCAAGCTGCGTTACAAGCAGCTATTGTGGTTGTAGTAAGTATTTCTATAGCAGATAGTGAAAAGGCAGATAAAATAACACAAGAATTGTTTCAAAAATCATCTATTAAACAAATTAATAGACAAAAAACATTTATTAAAAATTCCAGAAACGTAACCGTAACAACTACTGATACAGATATTGCAGTGAATATTCAAATTCTCCTTCAAATTTTATTAGCGTTACTAGTTAAACTAAACATTTTATAA
- a CDS encoding GNAT family N-acetyltransferase, with protein sequence MSIQLATSNDLKWINSQYESIGFVRSDLKRDKVAIITYNNEYAGVGRLVQIDADTIEMGGIFILPKFRGLQLAGELVSFLVETVKKSQIQDVYCLPFEELENFYKKYGYTEVDTTKEAVHPIILKKYNWCLENYDKHVLLFKL encoded by the coding sequence ATGAGTATTCAACTAGCTACATCTAACGATTTAAAATGGATTAATAGTCAATATGAATCAATAGGATTTGTACGAAGTGATTTAAAGAGAGATAAAGTTGCAATTATTACATATAACAACGAGTATGCAGGTGTTGGACGATTAGTCCAAATAGATGCAGATACTATAGAAATGGGCGGGATTTTTATTCTCCCTAAATTTAGAGGGCTACAATTAGCTGGTGAGCTTGTTTCATTTTTAGTAGAAACTGTAAAAAAATCACAAATACAAGATGTATATTGTCTTCCTTTTGAGGAATTAGAAAACTTTTATAAGAAATATGGCTATACTGAAGTCGATACTACGAAAGAAGCAGTCCATCCAATTATTCTAAAAAAATATAATTGGTGTTTGGAGAACTACGATAAACACGTTCTACTATTTAAATTGTAA
- a CDS encoding M3 family metallopeptidase has protein sequence MQEIARWDLNRLYLNEDILFPILELKEQYFVTKDVEVLSKLIQAIEKAEYYLYCQWVEESVSSDLTKLNVKVKELKSEVQQIIKHSEVETSDNINIKFIKNELSAWEDMYIQLRDRIEIEHNNKQLSFGQANNIAMNSENEKERLEVFELLTSTLHKEKEIFATVLNQIGRLRNAKSNEIEDREILTQSFHANGISEAVLFQMWNATEENLDKLVSALNVYKKGKESITWHELMTVKESNEVIIPFSVAVQNVYDACKNIDEELAEFARNAIESGWVDAEPRENKPPGGFCAPFFSEKESRISMRYDGSIDSVRVLAHELGHAWHFYNMSFEQSISFLDDNLPMSTAESASIFFETVLLNYLIETTDSKDMKKSLLSWKIRNSFNYVMAIRASYQFEKTFYEKCKEGPLSADEIEKLSIMAQKEAYGNALSEYQPFVWMKYIQFYIADVPFYNYPYTFGYLVSFSLLEIVQEGKSTFHSKYKEFLRETGKAPVDELMKKHFEIDIRNYEFWNKAFIQISKDIDEYLQFM, from the coding sequence ATGCAAGAAATTGCTAGATGGGATTTAAATCGATTGTATTTGAATGAGGATATTCTATTTCCGATTTTAGAGTTGAAAGAGCAATATTTTGTAACAAAAGATGTAGAGGTTCTTTCAAAGCTTATACAAGCTATTGAAAAAGCAGAATACTATTTGTATTGTCAATGGGTTGAAGAAAGTGTTTCATCTGACCTTACTAAATTGAATGTGAAAGTGAAGGAACTAAAAAGTGAAGTACAGCAAATAATAAAACATAGTGAAGTAGAAACTTCCGATAATATTAATATTAAGTTTATAAAAAATGAACTTAGTGCGTGGGAAGATATGTACATACAATTACGGGATAGGATAGAAATAGAGCACAATAATAAACAATTATCCTTTGGACAAGCAAATAATATTGCAATGAATAGTGAAAATGAAAAGGAAAGATTAGAAGTATTCGAGTTACTTACAAGTACTTTACATAAGGAAAAAGAAATCTTTGCTACTGTATTAAATCAAATAGGGAGATTGCGTAATGCAAAGAGTAATGAAATAGAAGATAGAGAGATTTTAACACAATCTTTTCATGCGAATGGCATTTCAGAAGCTGTATTATTCCAAATGTGGAATGCGACAGAAGAAAACCTTGATAAATTAGTAAGTGCTTTAAACGTGTATAAGAAGGGAAAAGAGTCAATTACATGGCATGAACTTATGACAGTAAAGGAAAGTAATGAGGTTATAATTCCTTTTTCAGTAGCAGTACAAAACGTTTATGATGCATGTAAGAATATTGATGAAGAATTAGCAGAATTTGCACGTAATGCGATAGAAAGTGGATGGGTAGATGCTGAACCGAGAGAGAATAAACCACCAGGTGGGTTTTGTGCTCCATTTTTCAGTGAGAAAGAATCACGAATTTCAATGCGCTATGATGGGAGTATAGATAGTGTAAGAGTGCTCGCTCATGAATTAGGACACGCTTGGCATTTTTATAATATGAGTTTCGAACAATCTATATCTTTTTTAGATGATAATTTGCCAATGAGTACGGCTGAATCAGCATCTATTTTCTTTGAAACGGTACTCTTAAATTATCTAATTGAAACAACGGATAGTAAAGATATGAAAAAGTCATTACTTAGCTGGAAAATAAGAAATAGTTTTAATTATGTAATGGCAATACGAGCATCGTATCAGTTTGAAAAAACATTTTATGAAAAATGTAAAGAGGGTCCTTTAAGTGCTGATGAAATTGAGAAATTATCTATAATGGCACAGAAAGAAGCTTATGGAAATGCTTTAAGTGAATACCAACCGTTTGTATGGATGAAATATATTCAATTTTATATAGCAGATGTTCCTTTTTACAATTATCCATACACATTTGGATATTTAGTAAGTTTTAGTTTATTAGAAATAGTTCAAGAAGGTAAAAGTACTTTTCATTCGAAATATAAAGAGTTTTTACGAGAAACAGGAAAGGCTCCAGTAGATGAGCTTATGAAAAAACATTTTGAAATAGATATAAGAAATTATGAATTTTGGAATAAAGCTTTTATTCAAATTTCTAAAGACATTGATGAATATTTGCAGTTTATGTAA
- a CDS encoding MDR family MFS transporter has product MVEKNSKLGFVVAGLLLGILMASMDNTIVVTAMGTIVGDLGGLENFVWVVSAYMVAEMAGMPIFGKLSDMYGRKRFFIFGLIVFMIGSALCGTAENITQLGIYRAIQGIGGGALVPIAFTIVFDIFPPEKRGKMGGLFGAVFGLSSIFGPLLGAYITDYISWHWVFYINLPLGILALIFITFFYKESRVHRKQKIDWFGAITLVGAVVSLMFALELGGQKYDWDSSFILSLFGGFAILIIAFIFIERKVEEPIISFEMFKQRLFGMSTIIALCYGAAFMSATVYIPLFIQGVYGGTATNSGLLLLPMMLGSVVTAQLGGFLTTKLSYRNIMIISAVIMLIGLFLLSTLTPETSRALLTVYMIIIGFGVGFSFSVLSMAAIHNFGMEQRGSATSTSNFIRSLGMTLGITIFGMIQRTGFQDQLEEAFKGMSGGMNTKLGDSRAILSESARSQIPPQILDKIIDALSSSIVQTFMWALVPAGLAFIFIFFMGNERMVIKKEQMNKKSETSKA; this is encoded by the coding sequence ATGGTTGAGAAGAATAGTAAGCTCGGCTTTGTTGTGGCGGGCTTATTGCTAGGTATTTTAATGGCATCGATGGATAATACCATTGTCGTAACGGCGATGGGAACAATCGTTGGTGACTTAGGAGGCCTCGAAAACTTTGTATGGGTCGTTTCTGCCTATATGGTCGCAGAAATGGCAGGCATGCCGATTTTCGGTAAGCTATCAGATATGTATGGTAGAAAGAGATTCTTTATTTTCGGTTTAATCGTCTTTATGATTGGTTCGGCACTTTGTGGTACTGCTGAAAATATTACACAGTTAGGTATTTATCGTGCTATTCAAGGTATTGGCGGCGGGGCATTAGTGCCGATCGCGTTTACTATCGTTTTTGATATTTTCCCACCTGAAAAACGCGGGAAAATGGGTGGTTTATTTGGAGCTGTATTTGGATTATCTAGTATTTTCGGGCCATTACTTGGCGCATATATTACCGATTACATTAGCTGGCACTGGGTATTTTATATTAACTTACCACTTGGCATTTTAGCACTTATTTTTATTACATTCTTTTATAAAGAATCACGCGTTCATAGAAAGCAAAAAATTGATTGGTTTGGCGCAATTACTTTAGTTGGTGCAGTAGTTTCTTTAATGTTTGCGCTTGAACTAGGCGGACAAAAATATGATTGGGATTCTAGCTTTATTTTAAGTTTATTTGGTGGATTCGCTATTTTAATCATCGCATTCATTTTTATTGAACGAAAAGTAGAAGAACCAATTATTTCATTTGAGATGTTTAAACAGCGCTTATTCGGAATGAGTACAATTATTGCATTATGTTACGGGGCTGCATTTATGTCAGCAACTGTATACATTCCGTTATTCATTCAAGGTGTATACGGCGGGACTGCAACAAACTCAGGATTATTACTTTTACCGATGATGTTAGGGTCAGTCGTAACAGCGCAGTTAGGCGGATTTTTAACAACTAAGCTTAGCTACCGAAACATTATGATTATTTCTGCGGTTATTATGCTAATTGGATTATTCTTATTAAGCACGTTAACACCAGAAACAAGTCGTGCATTATTAACAGTTTATATGATTATTATCGGATTTGGAGTCGGTTTCTCATTCTCTGTACTAAGTATGGCAGCTATTCACAACTTCGGTATGGAACAGCGCGGGTCTGCGACTTCAACGAGTAACTTCATTCGTTCATTAGGAATGACACTAGGCATTACAATCTTCGGAATGATCCAAAGAACAGGTTTCCAAGATCAATTAGAAGAAGCGTTTAAAGGTATGAGCGGGGGAATGAATACAAAATTAGGGGATTCAAGAGCCATTTTATCAGAATCGGCAAGATCTCAAATCCCTCCGCAAATATTAGATAAGATTATTGACGCTCTTTCTAGTTCAATTGTTCAAACATTCATGTGGGCATTGGTACCAGCTGGATTAGCATTCATATTCATTTTCTTTATGGGAAATGAGCGTATGGTAATTAAGAAAGAACAAATGAATAAAAAGAGTGAAACATCAAAAGCGTAA
- a CDS encoding GNAT family N-acetyltransferase produces MIYEANIHTRKKLVSMFEDFNNVVLLSYLQGHMGTAWVNDLENPTVAQVTVGIFTFYAGDPNVKETEELLRNIPERILVIVNSEEWKQRLETFHERKIDKFLRYKFKRNPEVFNRSKLQSFISTLPKEYELRRIDEHIANSPTLHKISEDFTSQFHSVEDYIKRGIGYSILYNGEVVCGASSYSIYNDGIEIEVATDHNHRREGLATVVSAALILDCLESGKYPNWDAANTPSAKLAEKLGYEFDKAYDTYFVDNR; encoded by the coding sequence ATGATATATGAAGCGAATATACATACAAGAAAAAAACTAGTTTCTATGTTTGAGGATTTCAATAACGTTGTTTTACTTTCTTATTTACAAGGGCATATGGGTACTGCTTGGGTCAATGATCTTGAAAATCCAACAGTAGCACAAGTTACGGTAGGGATTTTTACATTTTACGCTGGAGACCCAAATGTGAAAGAAACAGAAGAGTTATTACGTAATATTCCAGAAAGAATTTTAGTTATCGTAAATAGTGAAGAGTGGAAACAACGCTTAGAAACATTCCATGAAAGAAAAATAGATAAGTTTTTACGCTATAAGTTCAAACGAAATCCAGAAGTTTTTAATCGTTCAAAATTACAGTCTTTTATATCAACACTTCCAAAAGAATATGAGTTAAGAAGAATAGATGAGCATATCGCAAATAGCCCCACATTACATAAGATATCTGAAGATTTTACAAGTCAATTTCATTCGGTAGAAGATTATATAAAACGTGGTATAGGTTATAGCATTTTATATAACGGAGAAGTTGTATGCGGTGCATCCTCCTATAGTATTTATAATGATGGGATTGAAATTGAAGTTGCGACTGATCACAATCATAGAAGAGAGGGCTTGGCAACTGTAGTAAGTGCAGCTCTTATATTGGATTGCTTAGAAAGTGGAAAGTATCCAAATTGGGACGCAGCGAATACTCCATCTGCTAAACTAGCAGAAAAGTTAGGATATGAATTTGATAAGGCATATGATACTTATTTTGTGGACAATAGATGA
- a CDS encoding spore coat protein has product MDDLNKFSSFKFDKDQKNIIIDLLLSDIFNRHGINEEKLKNLSPEKKQQIKSIISEIQSQVNNYLD; this is encoded by the coding sequence ATGGATGATTTAAATAAATTTTCTTCCTTTAAGTTTGATAAAGATCAAAAGAATATAATTATAGACCTTTTACTCTCAGATATTTTTAATAGGCATGGGATAAATGAAGAAAAACTAAAAAATTTATCGCCAGAAAAAAAGCAGCAAATTAAAAGTATTATTTCTGAAATACAATCACAGGTTAATAATTATTTAGATTGA
- a CDS encoding WecB/TagA/CpsF family glycosyltransferase: MDQQFIKGIPFSTLEYAKAISLLKGWLHEQQEKPRFVVTANPEIVMSAKENTEKSKQFKKMLLSADLITADGIGIIIGSKILKGTLKERVTGADLTHDLIKYCNDNEYRVFLFGAAPESNKKALKKLNEQFPGAHFKGQHGFVNGEEIEEIKMKIKQFKPHLLLVGLGSPKQEEFIYENIQTLNVPLSIGIGGMIDIISGTVKRAPKIMRDTGTEWLYRLLSQPKRLKRQLVLPKFLLSVMSERIKGIN, from the coding sequence GTGGATCAGCAGTTTATAAAAGGTATACCTTTTTCAACTTTAGAATATGCAAAAGCTATAAGTTTATTAAAAGGTTGGCTACATGAACAACAAGAGAAACCAAGGTTTGTAGTAACTGCCAATCCTGAAATTGTTATGTCTGCAAAGGAAAATACGGAAAAATCAAAACAGTTTAAAAAGATGTTACTATCTGCGGATTTAATAACAGCAGATGGGATTGGTATCATAATTGGCTCGAAAATATTAAAAGGAACTTTGAAAGAACGTGTTACTGGGGCGGATTTAACTCACGATTTAATAAAATATTGTAACGACAATGAATATCGTGTCTTTCTGTTTGGAGCTGCGCCAGAAAGTAATAAAAAGGCATTAAAAAAATTAAATGAGCAGTTTCCAGGAGCACATTTTAAAGGACAGCATGGATTTGTAAATGGTGAAGAAATAGAAGAAATAAAAATGAAAATTAAGCAGTTCAAGCCACATTTACTACTCGTAGGACTAGGTTCACCAAAACAAGAAGAGTTCATCTATGAAAACATACAAACATTAAACGTCCCGCTATCTATTGGTATCGGAGGCATGATTGATATAATATCTGGTACTGTAAAAAGAGCACCAAAAATAATGAGGGATACTGGAACTGAATGGCTGTATAGGTTACTCTCACAGCCGAAAAGATTAAAGCGACAACTTGTACTTCCGAAATTTTTATTATCGGTTATGTCTGAGAGGATTAAAGGGATTAATTAA
- a CDS encoding polymer-forming cytoskeletal protein, translating to MEHPHSLTVNGSGNSAGGDYNKVKIRGEGTITNDMSCNEFKTYGTSDVRGNVKVKNYVVYGDNEVQGNVDAEYVKVYGNTQIHGDAHIEKTKVRGMIDIEGKFSGDFVDVKGALNVKGDIEVEDLSLTGGLESDGLLNAENIQISLRYEGSKVREIGGKKITVRKKARFIPFTSHAGNLQTSIVEGDDIYLEHTIAEVVRGNNVTIGPGCEISVVEYHTSFNQKGNAVVKEHKQI from the coding sequence ATGGAACATCCACATAGTCTCACAGTAAATGGTTCTGGTAATTCAGCAGGCGGAGATTATAATAAAGTGAAGATTCGCGGTGAAGGAACAATTACGAATGATATGAGTTGCAATGAGTTTAAAACGTACGGAACGAGTGATGTACGTGGTAATGTAAAAGTGAAAAACTATGTCGTGTATGGAGATAACGAAGTACAAGGAAATGTAGATGCGGAATATGTAAAAGTATATGGTAATACACAAATTCATGGTGATGCTCATATTGAAAAAACAAAAGTTAGAGGTATGATAGATATTGAAGGAAAGTTTTCAGGTGATTTCGTAGATGTAAAAGGTGCTTTAAATGTAAAGGGAGATATTGAAGTAGAAGATTTATCATTAACTGGTGGTCTTGAAAGTGATGGATTACTTAATGCTGAAAATATTCAAATCTCACTTCGTTATGAAGGCAGTAAGGTAAGAGAAATTGGTGGTAAAAAAATTACCGTTCGTAAAAAAGCGAGATTTATTCCTTTTACTAGTCATGCTGGAAACCTCCAAACTTCGATTGTTGAAGGAGATGATATCTATTTAGAACATACGATTGCTGAAGTTGTAAGAGGCAACAACGTCACAATTGGTCCTGGATGTGAAATTAGTGTTGTAGAATATCATACTAGTTTTAATCAAAAAGGTAATGCAGTCGTAAAAGAACATAAACAAATATAA
- a CDS encoding 5'-methylthioadenosine/adenosylhomocysteine nucleosidase translates to MNRIGIIGAMQIEIDLLLKKLVIQEEQTIAGMPFYIGEFMGTEVIITRSGVGKVNAAACVQTLIHKFNVDFIINTGVAGGLHPDVKVGDLVISTNVTHHDVSKNQMKKLFPFQEEFIASKELIELARKACNSNSSNIQAHEGRIVSGECFVEDSKLKAKLIDEYAPHCTEMEGAAIGHVAYINDIPFLVIRCISDSADDEAQVSYDDFAKTAANYCSEIIIEMLKNISGKTIVQKER, encoded by the coding sequence ATGAACAGAATCGGCATTATCGGAGCAATGCAAATTGAAATAGATTTACTTTTAAAAAAGCTAGTAATACAAGAAGAACAGACAATTGCGGGAATGCCATTTTATATTGGAGAATTCATGGGAACAGAAGTAATTATTACACGTTCTGGTGTAGGGAAAGTAAATGCTGCTGCATGTGTGCAAACATTAATTCATAAATTTAATGTAGACTTTATCATCAATACGGGCGTTGCTGGTGGATTACATCCAGATGTAAAAGTTGGCGATTTAGTTATTTCAACGAATGTTACCCATCATGATGTAAGTAAAAATCAAATGAAAAAATTATTCCCGTTTCAAGAGGAGTTTATTGCAAGTAAGGAATTGATAGAGTTAGCACGTAAAGCATGTAACAGTAATAGTTCAAATATTCAAGCTCACGAAGGAAGAATTGTAAGTGGTGAATGTTTTGTTGAAGACTCAAAGTTAAAGGCAAAATTAATAGATGAATATGCACCTCATTGTACAGAAATGGAAGGGGCAGCAATTGGACATGTCGCCTACATAAATGATATACCGTTTCTTGTTATACGATGTATTTCTGACAGCGCAGATGATGAAGCTCAAGTTTCTTATGATGACTTCGCGAAAACTGCTGCGAATTATTGTTCAGAAATTATTATTGAGATGCTTAAAAATATATCTGGTAAAACTATAGTCCAAAAGGAGAGATAG